Within Spinacia oleracea cultivar Varoflay chromosome 4, BTI_SOV_V1, whole genome shotgun sequence, the genomic segment AACAGACCCTTAATAAAATGGGTAAAATGGAGGATAAATTTTATGCCACGTCATCAAAATTTAGGAGTTAACCCCAAAAAAATCTCCCCAAAATTACCCGTATTTCCCGCAACCACTCCTCACCGCACCACCCCTCCTCCAAGTCTCCAACCACCTCCTACCCACCACCGCAGGCTGCAACAACACGCCCTCCTCAACGCCGCAGCGCCACCCACCTCTTTCCTCCGCATCACGGCTCAGCCATGTATTGAAAGTTCCGTCGACATCAACTCGCCTGAAATCACCTCACCCTTCACGATCATCAAGGTATTTAACTACAATTCCATCTTCTGTTTTCAATAATGTACTTAACTACTTATTAGAGATTCCAATTTACCAAGCATGTTCGGGGTACAATCTCAGTATAATCGATTTCATTCAGTGAATTTAACATTTGAAATGAACTTTCCCTGAATTTGAATTCGTATACCCAAATTGATTTTTAGGGTTGGTGAAGCAAAAAGTATGGGCATGTTTGCGAATTCTCAGCGAATTTGGGGGGTTATGTTTCTTTCATTTGGATTAACTTCGTTTGGAGCATTCTTTTATGCTGCCGTTGTTTCAAAGCTATTGCCACTATCAGATAATCCTTTGATCTCAGCTATACAAAGAGACaggtaattttttgtttttgatctTTTAAAGTATTTTGCACCCCATTTTGTGTATTTTGGAATTTATTGTTTGACAATGTTGTTAATTACTAGTTAGgtgatttgttaatttgtggGTAGTTTAATTACTGATGATTTGTATGCAAAATGAAATTTTTGTTGTACTTAATCAGTAGGTTCatcattgtgtttgatttatgtAGAAATATGGTTTCTTGGAATAGTTGGCAACATAGGGCGTGAGTTGAATTTGAATGATTGGTGTTTATGCTAAAAATTGGAGAAGTATTTGGAAATATAAATGGCAGTGTGAGTCGTATGATAAGTTGATAACCAGCTGTTTGGATCCGAAGAAAGCTAGTTTTACATTGTCTCAGTTACACAATCTAGTTATGATGCTTGCCGTAGCTCATGCGCATATCTAGTGTGATCATGAATTTGGCCAATTGTGTCAGTTCTCACACATTTTTCCTTCTACTCGCGTAGATTGTAACATTACCAATGCTTTGAGTAGTGCACACATTTGACCACGAAAATGGAATACTGGGTAGCTTGAGAGCATGCTCTATCATGGGATTTCTTTGTTTTAAGACAGTTAAGCTTCATACTTAAAATTAACTTTTGTGTACTGGCATTCATCCTACCCTTTCTAAGGGAGAGTGTCATTTAAGATTGAGTCACTGGGGTATTGATTTTGTGATGGTGGAAGTTGGTTCTTTACTTGTGGAGTTATCTTTGTTTGGTGATACTAGTATTGGCATAGAAATTACAGGGTCATAGTTTCTATTGGACGTATGTGTATATCTCGGTGGTCTGTCAGTGCAAAAATGCCTTTTGAACTCATCATGTCTGTGGCTTTATTATTTCCTTGTACCTTTTTCTTTACCATAATCTTGGCTTTTACTATATAAGCTATTGTGACTTGTGAGAAATGGTCTTCTGCTGAATGCATGTCATAGTGTTGATGTGCATTGCTATTTACTTCGACGCTTGTACTTTCTTGCGAACATGGTGTACAAATTTTAGTTTGTTCAAGTTAATGTTGCCAAGTAACCAAAAACTTGAGTTTGTTCTATTCTCCCCCGTGCTTTCATTTATCCTTCAGTGCATCTCTATGTCCTCTGAATTTTGAGTTGTATACGATGAAATCCATCTCTATACCTTGAAAACGAAGTCGGCTTGTTGTTGGGGAATTTAGAATGTAGACCAAATGAGCAGGAATCTAGTATTCCAGTCCCACTGTAATAGggttattttttcaattttccaGACCAAGTGACATTCTTGCGGGACATGAAAAGAAATTATGTGATGAAATATTTCAGTTTAAAACTGAAGAATCTTGCCATTTTTGGAATTATCAGTATAAGCTATAACCAATTTGAGGATGCTGGATTGCTGATATTAACAGAGAAATCTCAGGGTCATATCTCTGTGGTCTTTAGCTGAAAAAATGCCATCTTGAACTTAACTAACATGTTTATGGCTTACAATATATCCTCTACTTCTTGGTTTACCGAATTCTTGAGTTTTAATATAAAAGCTATTCTGAGAAATGGTCTTCTACTGAATACATGCTGTAGTGTTGATGTGCATTGCTATTTACTCctatttttgaactttattgtAACCGTGTGCTACAAAGCCTACAATTTTCCTAGGGGATTGAGGAGGGGTCCTTCTAGTTTGTGTTGAGGGGGGTGGGGAGTTGATGTTGGAAAGAGGCCAAAAACTAGATTATGTTCAACTTCCCCATGCTTTGGTAGTTGGATTCATTCTTTGCTGCATCTCTATGCCCTCTTAACTTCGGGTTTAATATGATGAAGATCCATAGCTATTCCTCGAAAAGGAAGTTGGCTTGCCGTTGAGTATTCTAGTTCCATTGCAATAGGGTTTTT encodes:
- the LOC110800799 gene encoding uncharacterized protein — protein: MQLANHLGTNGVLVSSYPLLSATQSLTVIRYSIELTPKKSPQNYPYFPQPLLTAPPLLQVSNHLLPTTAGCNNTPSSTPQRHPPLSSASRLSHVLKVPSTSTRLKSPHPSRSSRVGEAKSMGMFANSQRIWGVMFLSFGLTSFGAFFYAAVVSKLLPLSDNPLISAIQRDRYYCFLVPLSLPILVVAVYFHWLSMKLFKHA